In bacterium, the following are encoded in one genomic region:
- a CDS encoding polyhydroxyalkanoic acid system family protein, which produces MPKLNITIPHRLPPAEAAQRIRRLLNDLKAEHGDKISHLKEDWNNHTGKFDCSVMGFQVSGTLAIEPAQVVITGSLPLAAMLFKGQLESMIKKHAAELLA; this is translated from the coding sequence ATGCCTAAACTCAACATCACCATCCCTCATCGCCTTCCTCCGGCTGAAGCCGCCCAGCGTATCCGGCGCCTGCTCAACGACCTGAAGGCGGAACACGGCGACAAGATCAGCCATCTCAAAGAGGACTGGAATAACCATACAGGTAAATTCGATTGCTCGGTTATGGGATTCCAGGTTTCCGGCACGCTGGCAATAGAACCCGCACAGGTTGTGATTACCGGAAGCCTTCCCCTTGCGGCAATGCTTTTCAAGGGCCAACTTGAATCAATGATCAAAAAGCACGCCGCCGAACTACTTGCCTGA
- a CDS encoding thioredoxin family protein, which translates to MAFTLKLGSTAPAFKLPATDGHTYTLSDFKQAKVLVIFFTCNHCPYVVGSDEITRQTAERFAQRGVRFVGINSNSRNTYPEDSFEHMVERMNQHQFPWVYLHDESQSVALAYGALRTPHFYVFDSGRKLVYSGRGIDSPRDTSKMKVNDLANALEDHLADRPLRVPLTNPIGCNVKWDGRDAHWMPPDACDLV; encoded by the coding sequence ATGGCATTCACACTAAAACTTGGATCAACGGCACCGGCATTCAAACTCCCTGCCACGGACGGGCATACCTATACCTTGTCAGACTTCAAACAGGCCAAGGTCCTGGTGATATTTTTCACCTGCAACCACTGCCCTTACGTGGTGGGTTCCGACGAGATCACCCGCCAGACGGCCGAACGATTCGCCCAGAGGGGGGTACGCTTCGTCGGCATCAATTCGAACAGCCGCAACACCTATCCTGAGGATTCATTTGAACATATGGTCGAGCGGATGAATCAGCATCAATTTCCATGGGTTTACCTTCATGATGAGAGCCAATCGGTGGCCCTCGCCTATGGAGCTTTACGGACCCCACACTTCTATGTGTTTGATAGCGGCCGCAAACTGGTCTATTCCGGACGAGGCATTGACAGTCCCCGCGATACCTCGAAGATGAAGGTTAACGATCTGGCTAATGCGCTTGAAGACCATCTCGCCGACCGCCCCTTGCGCGTTCCCTTGACCAACCCCATCGGCTGCAACGTGAAATGGGATGGCCGCGATGCCCACTGGATGCCGCCGGATGCCTGCGATCTTGTTTAA